DNA from Methanomassiliicoccus luminyensis B10:
CGGGCTGGTGCTCGACGCTACGGACTACGTGCTGGTGGGCGTCTCCCTGTTCCTGGCGGTGCTGGGGGCCCTGACCCTGTGCATGCTGCTCGGCGCGATGGCCCGCGACTACAAGTCCGCCCAGAGCCTGACCCTGCCCGTATCGCTCCTGGCGATGGTGCCGCTCTTCATCCTGATGATGAAGGACTTCGCCACCCTGCCGACGGCGATCCAGGGCGCGCTGTTCCTCATACCCTTCACCCATCCCATGATGGCGATGAACAACCTTATGTTCGACGACTACACCCTGGTCCTGGCCGGGATCGGCTACGAGCTGGTGTTCGTTATCGTGACCATAGCCATCGCGGTGTGGATCTTCAAGAAGGACATGCTGGTCTCGGGAAGGCAGAAGAGGAACAAAGGGGCCGGCGGGAAGAAAGTGTGGCCAGGCGCAAAGCTGGGAATAAAGAAGGGGGAAAGTACCGAAAGGAAAGAGGGAACGCCCCTGTGGAAGGACCTCGGAAAGTGAGGCCCTTCCGTCAAACCCTTTTACTTTCTTTCAGGGGGATGAGCGTGCTCGTGGCGCTCTCCGGTGTCCCTTCTCCTTCCCCGGCCGGTCCACCAGCCGACAAGGAACCATAGTCCCAGCAGGACTAAGAATATCCCTACGATCCAGCTCAGGAGGTTCGAGAACGCTATAACCAGTATCCCGAAGATTATAGCGATCACCGCCAATATCGGATGGAACTCCATATTTATCCCTACCATTTTCTACGTAGAGAACGATATTTAACTATTTGGTCCGGACAGGGCCGATAACGAAGACGTTCCGGCCCAGCCAGTTGACATTGGGCCCTCCACCGGACAAGCGGACGCCGTGCTGGTAGGGGTCGTTGCCATGACCGGCATCAGCGGGCGAACCTTGATCTTTATAATGCGGCCCCCTCCTGCGATCGGCCGCCTAAAGATGGCAGAGAAAATAATTTTATAAAATTATATTATCGACCGCATTGGTTCCGATATCTCAAATGACGGTGGCCAGGCCAGGCGCCGGAAGGTCCCGGCCCGCACCTTATTATTAACGAACTCCCTCGTCACGGACCGGTCTCGGGCGCTGCCAGACGCCTTTTTTATATTGCTAGATGCACACCGATTGCCCGAAGGTTTAAGTATGGGTCACCTTCTTGTCGTTGGCGGAGTAATAATATTGCGAGGTAGGAGACCACCATTCAAGACGGACGCGGAGCGGAGAGCGGAAGAGAACCGCCGCCGGATGCGTCCCCAGACACCACGCACTGCGATGCTCAACCTTCATCGTTTGGGTTCTTTCAAATATGATTTGAGGGAGATTCTCAACGCATCGCCTATGGACAAGACCGCCATACCGACCGTGGTCGCGAACATCATTGCCAAAGCATCCAGGGTCTCTGTGAGAGAGACAAAAGAGTACATACGGGACATCGAGAAGCAGGGGGTCATAGACAAGATCGCCGCTGATGACACCTGCTCCCTCCTGGACAGATATTCCAAGTGGCGCTGAACGACCTTCCCTGTTTTAGGATATAGCCCCTCAGCGAGCTGCTCGAGGCAGGGGCTGTACGCTCAGCTTTTTGCCCTTGTAGCTGGTCTGTCGAAGCGCGCGCAGTACCTTCATCGCCACATCCTTGTGCACCTCAACAGTGGACCTGCGGTCATCGATCTCGATCTGGCCAATGGCCATGTCGTTGATGCGGGCGGTGTGGGCGACGAAGTCGGAGATCTCTACCTTGTTGGTCCCGTCGGCCCTGCCCACCGATATTTCCAGGCGCACCATGCCGAAGATGTCGGCCATCTCGTCGAAGTCCAGCACCTCGCGCACCAGCTCCTTGCCCTTGTGCTCAGGCACCTCGACCTGCTTCAGCTTCACCTCGGTGAACTTCTCGATGGCGTCCAGGAGGTGCATCTCGTCCTGGGAGACGAAGGTGATGGCCTTTCCCTCCTTCCCGGCCCTCCCGGTCCTGCCGATCCTATGAACGTACACCTCGGGGGACTCCGGGATGTCGTAGTTGATGACGTGGGTGACCCCTTCGATGTCCAGGCCCCTGGCGGCGACATCGGTGGCGATGAGAACCTTAATCTTTCCGGAGCGGAAGTCGGAGAGCACCTTCTCCCTCCTTGCCTGGGTGAGATCACCGTGGATAGCCGCGGCAGGGTATCCATAGGACGCCAAGCGCTTTTCGATGATGTCCACCATGAACTTGGTCTGAGCGAACACGATAGCTTTGGGCCTCTCCTTGTCCAGGACCCTGCACAGCGCCCAGATCTTGTTCTTCCGGCCTACCGCGAAGTACATCTGCTTGGTGTTCGGGAGCACCAGCTCATCCTCGGACACCGACACCACTTGGGGGTCCATCATGTGCTGCTCCCCCAGGTTCCTTATCTCCCCGGGCAGGGTGGCGGAGAACAGCATGGTCTGACGGTCCTTGGGAACCTTGGAGATGATGTACTGGATGTCCTCGATGAACCCCATGTCCAGCATCCTGTCGGCCTCGTCGAGGACCATAAAGCGGACCCCCCTGAGGTCCAGGTTCCCCCTCTGGATGTGATCGATCACTCTACCGGGAGTGCCAGCGACGATGTCCACGCCCTTATGCAGCGCCTCCACCTGCGGCTCTATGGCAGCCCCGCCGTACACGGCCAAGACCCTGATGTCGGTGAAGGTGCTGAGCCTCTTCAGCTCTTCGGAGACCTGCACCGCCAGCTCCCGGGTCGGGCACAATATGAGCGCATGGGGCCGTTTACCTGGCTCGATGCTCTGGATGATGGGGATGCCGAAGGCGGCGGTCTTGCCCGTGCCTGTTTGGGCCTGGGCGATGACGTCCTTGCCCTCCAAGAGGAGGGGTATGGTGCTCACCTGAACGGGGGTCGGTTCGGCCCAGCCGAGCGAATCTATCGCCTTCAGCACTCTCTCGTCGATGTTCAATGAAGGAAAATCTTGCGCCATGGATTATCACACTGTTACAGATCATCTCCCAGGGGCCTGCCCTGGGCGTTATCTAGTTCTGCAATTCCCCCATCCACCCGGCCGTTCTTAATATTATTGCTGTGGGGCGAGGAATGTCGCTGGAACGGCGGAGCCTGGTCCCGTTCCCGCGGAGCGCCGGACTAGGCCTTCCCGGCGGCCCCGGCGGCGAGCCGCTTGGTGCGCTGTATCGACGCGGACAGGCGGGACAGGTCCCCGGCCCGGCAGTCATGGCGCAGCCTGAGCTTGTCGGCGAAGTCCTGGGACATGGCCTCGAACTCCTTGGTCCCGCTCACCCCGGTGTCGACGTAGAGGCAGCGGGAATATCCATCGAAGATTATGTCCATGAAGTACATGGGATCATAGCCCTCGTCCTGCATGGTGTCCAGGCGCAGTTCCTTGATAATGCCGTCCACACCCTTCTCCGCCCACCCCGGGGAGGAGAACCATGTGCCGGTGCAGGCGGCCTTCTCCTTGGCATATTCCTCCGGGCTTATCATCACCGCCACGCAGTCGTCCCCCTCCAGCATCACCGAGGGGACCTTGACCGACGCGGGAAGATCGCTCAGCGACCGGCAGGTGGCGTACCCGATGAACACCGCATCGACCTGCCCCTCCAGGGCGTCCACCTTCTCGATTATGGTCTTCCTCATGTCCTCCGGGTACACGTGAAGGGCGAACTCCAAGTACTCCCGGTGCACGATGTCCGGATCGTCCGCGGTCAGCCTCTCTATCTCCTTCTTGAGTATCTCGCAGGCGATGATACCTATCCTCGTCCTGATCACCCAAGAACGTTAGGGCCTTCCGGCCGCATAGAACCTTCGCTCTTCGGCGTGGAGGATGGAAAAACGTAAAATGGCTGGGCCGGAGGCCTCAGCGCTTTCCCCCTTCGGGGTCGTCCAGGAAGGAGGTGAACCAGTCGTGGTGCTCCTCCTCTTCTTCCAGGATGTGTTCGAACAGCACCCTGGTGGTGACGTCGTCCTCCTTGGCGGCCAGCTTGATGATCTCGTTGTAGTGGGCGATGGTGCTCTCCTCGGCCTTCACGTCCATCCTGAGCTGGTCCCAGACATCCTCGCCTCCTACGCTGACCGTGGCGGGCTTGGTGGTCGGGATCCCCCCGAGGTAGTACAACCTCTCGGCGATCGCCTCGGCGTGCTTCATCTCGGCGATGGCTATCTTCTTGAACATGTCGTTGCCCGCGTAGGCCTTCGCTCCCTTCCACTGGACATGCTGCCACATATACTGGATGCTTACCTGAAGCTCCATTGCTATGGCCTCGTTGAGCATCTTCTTCATCTTCTCAGAGGCCGCGCCTTCCTTTACCGGTTTTGCCAAGCCATCTCCTCCATCATGATCTTCTTGGCATTATTGTTTGAAGCAGGTCCATATTAAAAGTATTGGAGGTCCTCAGGCCCCCTTTCCCTTCCTCTTGGAGGGGGACCCGGGAGGGACCCACTTGTCCGCCTGGACCGGCAGCTTGACCCTCTTGGTCACCCACCACCACGCTATGATGGTGGACGCGACGGTAGCCAGCCCGATCAGGCCGAGGAACCACGTCAGGCCGCTGCCCTCCAGCGACATCATCCCTCCCACCGTGGCGAGGGTGTTAGGCACCAGCACGGCGGTGCCCAGAATGGTCAGCCAGGTCATGGCCAGCGCCATGCGGTTGTTGAGCACCTGAAGCTGGTTGTTGTAGATGGACTGCAGCACCTCCAGGCCCGACGCCAGCACTTCGGACATGTGCTCGCTAAGCGATATCTGCTGGGTCACGTTCTCTACCAGCAAGTTGACCTTAGCCAGCACCTTGTTGTTGTCGGAGATGAGGTCGGCGTCGCCGTAGCGGAGGTTGTTGAGGGTGTCCAGGGTCCTCCACAGCGTGTTGAGGTACACGATGAGGGTGTGCTTCATCTCGTAGATGTCCTGGCCCAGCCGGGCCCGCTCGGCATTGGCGTCGACCAGCGCTTCGGAGAGCCAGTCGGCCTGGTCCTCGATCTCCCTGAGCTGCTCGAAGTTGCGGTTGTTGTTCTCGTCGATGATGCGGGCCAGCATCAGGGTGAGCTTGTCCTCGGAAGACATGCTCTCCGGCAGCTTCTTCACGAACACCTCGGAGTAGCGGGAGAAGTTCACCAGCCTGAACACATCCTCCTGGTGGATGGTGAGGATGAAGCTCTTCTTCACCAGGATGATGAGCGGGAACGACTCGAACTCGACCTTCTTTATCCTCACTGCCGGCAGCAGCATGCCCAGTTCCACGTCCCGGTCCTCGAAGTTCGCCAGGTATCCCTTCAGCAGAGCGGGCACGAGGTTCTCGCTGAAGCCGAAGGCTTTGGCCACCAAGGTTCCGTCCCGCTCCACGTCGCTCACGGTGAAGTTCAGCCAGGTGAGGCTGTTGTCGCGGACCTGGCCCAGGAAATCGACGGGGGCCTCGCCGGACAGGCGGATGGGCCTGCCGCCGGGGGGAAGGGTCACGCCGACCGCGCGCATCTTGGCGTACCCGTTGCCGTTGCCTTCCGGAGCCTTGGGCTCCGCCCCGCTCACCCCGTTCGCCGCGCCGCTGATCGCCTGGTCCATATATCTCCCTCGGACGAGAATGAGGGGTATCCCGCACCCGGCTATTTGAGGGTGCTGTCCCCCTGCTTGGGGCGTCGGACCATCGGTCCGGGGCGCAATTATAGCTTCCCGCGGTAACGGAACGCGATGTTGCATCCGCCCTCGCGAGACACCATGCATGGGCCCATGGGATAGCGGGGGTTGCACGCTTTGCCGAACGCTGGGCACTCGTCCGAGTTGATCAGCCCACGCAGCACCTCCCCACAACGGCATCCCTTGTGCTCCTCCGCCACGGGCGGCCTCGCCTCGAGAACGTCCTCGTGCACCAGCCGGGCATTGTGGGCGTCGAACTCCTCCTGGAGGTCGTAGGCGCTCATGGGTATGGTGGGGAACCCTCTCCAGGTCCGGTCCACCGGCTTGAAGACCCGCTCCAGGAGCTTCACCGCGATGGGGTTGCCGTCCTTCCTCACCAAGCGGCTGTACTCGTTCTCCACCTCGGCCCGGCCTTCCTTGACCTGCTTCACCAGGTGGTGGGCGGACATCAGGAGGTCCAGCGGCTCGAAGCCGGCGATGACCTGGGGGATGTGGTACTTCTCGGAGAACACGTCGTACGGGGCGGTGCCGATGATGGCGCTCACGTGCCCCGGCTCAATGAGCCCGTCGATGCGGAACTCCCCCATGTTGATGATAGCGTGCAGTGCCGGCGGCAAGAGGCGGTGGCATGAGTACACGGAAAAGTTCTTTGGCAGAGGCTCCACCATCACCGCCGCGGTGGTGGGGCTGGTGGTCTCGAACCCGATGCCCATGAACACCATGCTCTTGACCTCAGGGGCCATGCGGACGGCGTCCTCCACCGAGTACACGATGCGCACGTCCCTACCGCGGGCCTTGGCGTCGCCCAGCGAGCCCAGGGGGGTCGGCACCTTCAGCATGTCCCCGAACACTGCTATGGTGACCCCGGCATCGGCGAGGGCGATGGCGTCGGCGACCTCGTTGGTGGTGGTGACGCATACCGGACAGCCCGGGCCCTGGCGGATCTCCACGCCTACGTCCTTGAGCATGGCCTCGAGACCGAAGCGGACCAGGGTGTCCTGGTGGGTCCCGCACACGTGCATGAACCGAAGGTTCACTTCCTCCCTGCGGATGGACTCGATGATCTTCTGCGCAGCCTTCTCATCCCTGAACCGGAACATCTGCTTCCACCACCTTCACCGAACGGACCAGGCAGCTCTTGCCCTTGGTCAGCTCCACGCCTCTGCCGCACTTCGGGCAGTTCAGCGTAGGCATGCTGGAATGGTATATCTCATCATCGAGGCGGTCGGGCGCTCCCTGATACTGGCAGGAGCGGCACTTCACCTCCGCGTCCTCGTGGCCGATGATCAGCTGGGAGCCTTCCAGTAGCGTTCCCTTGCTGAGGATCTCAAAAGCGAAGCTGAGCTGGTCCTCCCCCAGGAAGGTCATCTCCCCGATGGTGAGGTGGACCTCCTCCACCTTCTCCACGTTGTACTTCTTCAGCTCCTCCAGCACCGACTCGATGATGCTGGACATGACCGATACCTCGTGCATTCCGTTCTCCATCAGGCCCCCGATATTTAAGAGATTGCCGGCCCCCTTCGCCCAGGGGCAGGGGGCTGGCCAGGACCGCTGCGTTTTCCGTGAGGGCCGGTACGAAGTGGAGTGCATGGGAGGGAGCTGCTTCTACCTCTTTCCCGCGTCCCTCTGGTACGTGTCGCAGAACTCCCTGATGGGGCACTGCTCATGCTTGGGACGAAGGGGAGTGCAGACCTCCTGGCCGAACCGCACGAACACCTCGTTGATCTCCGACCACCGGTCCCGGGGCACCGTTTCCATCAGCTGCCCCTCCGTCTCATCTGGGGTCTTCGATCTCACGAGCCCGATGCGGTTGGATATGCGGTGCACGTGGGTGTCTACGCATATCACGTCCATGTGGAAGGCGTACCCCTGCACGCAGGTGGCCGTTTTCCGTCCGACCATGGGGAGGGACATCAGGGACTCCGCGTCCCTCGGCACCTCCCCTCCGAACTGGTCCTGCACGATGCGGGCGATCTCCCTTATCGCCTTGGCCTTGGAGGTGTGGAAGTTTACCGATCTTATTAGGGCGTCCACCTCGTCCAGGGGCGCGCGCATCAGCAGGGCCGGGCTAGGGTACCTGGAGAACAGCCTCTCCGAGGCGGCGTAGGTGCACTCGTCACGGTTGCGTTGCGAGAGCACCGTGGATATCAGAGTGGTGAAGGGCGTCCTCTCCCAGGAGGGCTCCCGGCCCAGGGCCGTCCCCGGGAAAGCACGCTCGTCCGACCTATGCTCTAGCCTGTCCAGTATCTCCGACACGGGTTTTCCTTTCATTCAGCCACCTCATGGCCTCGCCCACGGTGTACAGCGAGCCGGTCACCAGGACGGTGTCCTCCTTTCCCGCCGCGCCGAGCGCCTTCTCCACCGCCTCCCCCACGTCGTCGACCATCTCCACGGGGCAGTGAGGTCGCAGCGCCTCCTTCGTTGCCGAGGCGGCAGCGGCCCTCTTGGTACGGGGAGCGGTGGCGATAGCACGCCGGGCGATGCGGCCGAAGGATGCGGCGATGGAGCGGACATCCTTGTCGGCCAGCACTCCCAGTACCAGGACGACATCGCTGCCCACCAATCGCTCCACCTCGGCGGACACGGCCTCCGCCCCGGCGGGGGTATGGGTGACGTCGAGGATGAGACGGGGGTCCCATGACACCACGTCCAGCCGGCCCGGCCATTTCACGTATCTCATCCCCTGGTCGATAGCCTCATCAGGTATGTAGATGCCCCGCCCCATCAGTTCCGCCAGCACGCCGCACGCCAATGCACAGTTGGCCCCCTGGTAAGACCCCACCAGAGGCACCTCTATGTTCATCCCCAGCTCCTCGACGTACACGCCGGTCCCGCTGAGGGTCGAGGATATCAGTTCGTATCCATGGTCGGCCCCCACGATCTTGAGGGGGGCCGTCTTCTGGCGAGCGATGGAGGCGAACACCTCCAGGGCCTCGGGGGACTGGTCGATCGTCACCACCGGCACGCCCGGCTTGATTATCCCGGCCTTCTCCCCGGCAATGTCCCTGATGGTAGGCCCGAGGTACTGGGTGTGCTCCAGGCTGATGGCGGTGATGGCACAGCATTCCGGCTCGATGACGTTGGTGGCGTCCAGCCTTCCCCCCATGCCCACCTCCACCACCGCCATCTCTGCCCCCTCCCGGGCGAAATGGGCGAAGGCCATCGCCGTGGTGAGCTCGAAGAAGGTGAGCCTCTTCTTCTCGGACCCGGAGCGCATCTCCTCGGCGTGGCCCCGGACCTCCTCGGCCAGACGCAGCATCTCTTTCTGGCCGATATCTTTCCCGCCTACCTTCATCCTCTCGCGGAAGTCCACCAGGTGGGGGGAGGTGTATAGGCCGGTCCTATACCCCGCCTTGCCCAGCACCGAGGCGGTCATTGCGCTCACCGACCCCTTGCCGTTGGTCCCGGCCACGTGCACGGAGCGGAAGCTCTTGTGCGGATCACCCATCCTGTGCAGCAGCTCGGTGACGTTCTCCAGCCCGAACTTGATGCCCATGGTCTCCTGGTCGAACAGCCAGGTCAGCGTCTCATGGTAGTCCACGGGCCGCTCATGCGCGAGGCTGCTTAACTATGTTGCTCCGCCCCGCCGAGCTCGGCCATGAGATCCTTGAGGCTAACGCGGCGACGGCGTGCCTCCGCCTTCATTGCCTTCATGAACCCAGAACCGTACTGGGCGGCCTTCTTCTCCCGGGAGGCAATGCTTTCGATGCCGAGGAGCATGGCCGCGTCCCGCAGGGGTGCCTTCCTCACTCCGTCCCTGATCATCTCCCCCGCGGGAATGGCCCCGGACACATTCCGCACCCCAGGGTCCAGGAAGGGGTGGTGGATCTCTTTTCCATAGTGGCCGGCGATGCGATGGTCCATGGGAGCTCCGTCCCTGAGCACGTGCTCCAGGTCCGCCCTTAGGCTCATTCCCAGTTCCTCCGAGGGCATGTCGAGGTAGCGGCGATATCCGCCGTATATTTCATCAGCCCCCTGCCCGCTCATGAGGTCCCTCTCCCGGCATCGCGAGGCGATAATCTGAAGGGGCAGCTCGAAGGAGAGCACCACGGGATGGTCCATGGGGACGATGGACAGGGCCTCCCGGCACGCCGCCAGTACCTCGTCCTCCGTGAGAACGTACGGCGTCCAGGGGAGGTCCAGGGCGGACGCCCCCTCTTCGCCCGCGCGGAGGTCATGGGATCCATCTATGCCAACAGTATACAGCGTGGGTGACCCGTACCTCTTGGCCAAGGCGGCCAGGACCCCGCTGTCTAGGCCTCCCGAGAACATGATCGCCACGGGCTTGTCGGACATCGTTTTCGCCACCGCGCCGTCCAAGGCGCCCAGTATCGCCTCGCCGTAGTTCATGACATTCGTCAATGTCAAGGCCGCTGACGAGATAAACCTGAGCCTGACAAGGATTTTAAGGATTGACCGCGTTCGTTCCTTTCGATGGACAAGGTCACCCGCATCGGTGTATCCCTCGAACCCGAGCTGCTTGAGGAGTTCGATGTTCTGGTCAATGGAAGGGGCTACGACACCAGGTCGGAAGCGATTAGGGATCTCATACGCAGTGCGCTGGTGGAAGACCGATGGACCGATGCCGATGCCGACGTGGTGGGCACCATCACCCTGGTATACGAGCATCACAAGGGAGGGGTGCAAGAGCGGCTCATGGAGATCCAGCACTTCCACCACGCCAACATATCCTCCACCACCCATATACATCTGAACCTCGAGCAATGCCTGGAGGTCATGGTGATCTGGGGGAGGGTCAAGGACGTCAAGCACCTCGCCGACGAGCTGATCTCCGTAAAGGGGGTCCTCTTCGGGAAGCTGACCATGACCTCCGGCTCCATGGACAGCGGGCGGCCGCACCAGCACTCCAATCAGCATCCTCACAAGCACTGATCTGTATATCTGGCTGTGAAATTTCGAGGGGCCTGGGGCACCTTTTTTATACTCCGTGTTCTTTGGACGGAGAGCATGAGCAGGCTCATCATCTCGGAGAAAAGCGATGCCGCGGCCAGGATCGCTACCATATTATCCCAAGGTGCGTCAAAGAGGACCAGTATCAACAAGGTTCCTGTCTTCCAGTTCGAGGACGATGGGGGCATGACTTATATCGTCGGCCTCAGGGGCCACATCATCGAGCTTGACTATCCTCCGAGCCTCAATAACTGGACCGAGGTGAAGCTTGCCGACCTTATCTCCGCCGAGCCGGAGAAGAGGATCACCGCTCACAATATCGTCAGCACCCTCCGCGACATCTCAAAGGATGTGGATGAAGTGGTCATCGCGACCGACTTTGACCGCGAGGGGGAGCTCATTGGACTGGAAACGGCCCGCCTTCTTGACCTGGCCGGCAAGAAGGTGAGCAGGGCCCGCTTCAGCGCGTTCACCAAGCAGGAGATCGACACCGCGTTCCGGGACCTCACGGCGCCGGACGAGAAGCTCGCCGACGCCGCCGAAAGCAGGCAGAAGATCGACCTGGCCTGGGGCGCCGTCCTCACCCGCTTCATCTCCCTCGCCTCCAAGCAGGGCGGCGGGAACTTCCTTTCCGTGGGCAGAGTACAGAGCCCCACCCTGGCCCTGGTGGTGGCGAGGCACAAGGCCATCGAGGAGTTCATCCCCACGCCGTACTGGAACGTCTCCGCGCGCTTCCAGCACGGGCCCGAGTTCCACGGCAATCACGTCAAGAACCCCTTCCATGACGAGGCCGAGGCCGCCAAGGCCCTGGCCAACTGCGAGGGGCAGACCAATGGGAAGGTGTTGGAGTATGAGAAGCACGAGAAGGACGAGTATCCTCTCCCGCCGTTCAACACCACCATGATGCTGATGGAGGCCAACAAGCTCGGCTTCACCGCGTCCCGCGCCATGAAGATCGCCGAGGACCTCTATACCGCCGGGTACATCTCATACCCCAGGACCGACAACACTGTGTACCCGACCTCCCTGGGCCTCCGCAGGATACTGGAGAAGCTGAAGGAGTCGGACTTCAAGGCCGAGGCAGAGGAGCTGCTGGCGCAGGAGCACGTCCGCCCGTCCCGCGGCAAGGTGCAGACCACCGACCACCCTCCTATTTATCCGACCGAAGCGGCCACCAGCAAGCAGCTGAAGGGGGAGAAGTGGGCCATCTACGAGCTTGTGGCCAGGCGGTTCATGGCCACGGTGGCGCCTCCGGCCAAGGCCGAGCTTTCCTCGGCATCCATCGATGTCAACACCGAGGTGTTCGACGCCAAGGGCTACAAGATGCTGTTCCTGGGATGGAAGAAGTACTATCCCTACTTCAAGATCAACGAGACCGATCTCCCCGAGCTGTCAATAGGGCAGGAGGTCGATCTGCTCGGCGTCACCTCGGACAAGAGAATGACCCAGCCTCCCAGCAGGTACTCGCAGGGGAGCCTGATCCAGGAGATGGAGCGCCTGGGCCTGGGGACCAAGTCAACCCGGCATGATATTATACAGAAGCTCTACGACCGCAAGTACGTGGAGGGTAACGATCTGATGCCGACACCCAGCGGGGTGGCTGTGGCGGAGGCGCTCATCCGTCACGCCCAGATCGTCGCCGATCCGAAAATGACCGCCCATCTCGAGCAAGATATGGACGAGATCGCCAGTGGCAAGACCTCCCTGAACGATGTGGTATCGGAATCGCAGGACATGCTCTCGGATATCCTGGACACCATGGAGACGCACCGCGAGCAGATCGGCGGGGAGATACAAAAGGCGCTGGAGTCGCAGCACTTCATAGGTAAATGCCCCAAATGCGGTTCCGACCTGAAGGCCATACGAACGCGGTTCGGCAAGTCGTTCGTGGGGTGCTCCAAGTACCCGGAATGCGACCAGACCTATCCGATGCCGCCGGGCGCCCTGGTGCAGCCTACCGAGGAGATCTGCCAGGAGTGCAAGGCCCCCATGGTAAAGGTCATCCGGAGAGGGCAGCCGGTATCGGTGCACTGCCTTGACCCCAACTGCCCCACCAACAAGGAGCGGACCACCATCGCCACCTGCCCCAAGTGCGGCAAGGATCTCCGGCTCATCTATTCCCGGGCGGGGAAGAGGTTCCTGGGGTGCTCCGGCTACCCCGATTGCGATCAGACCTACCCGCTGCCGCAGATGGGGCAGCTCACCGGCACCGGCGAGAAGTGCAGCGCCTGCGGCGCCCCCGTGCTGATGATCCGGAACCGCGGCCGCACCTGGACGTTCTGCGCCAACATGGAGTGCCCGACCAAAAAGGGCAAGGACAGCGCCAGCGCCAAGAAGCCGGCGGCCAAGAAGACCGCCGCGAAAAAGGCCCCAGCAAAGAAAGCGTCGGCGAAAAAGGCGGCCCCCAAGAAGGCCACGGCGAAGAAGCCAACGGCCAAGAAGGCCGAGCCCCCTGCTCCCGCCGAGTGACCTCAGCGGATGTCCTTTATGATCATAGATCGAATGTCCCGATAGGCCTGGGCGTTCCTGACGCACCCCGGGTCGGGGGCGAGATGGTCTCCCCCTGAATAGCTGTAGGCGCGGGCCCGGCAGCCCCCGCAGTGATGCCGGTAATCGCAGGAGCCGCAATTCTCCCGCAAGGAGTCCTTGTCGCGCAGGGAGGCGAAGAAGGGATCATGCCTCCACAGGTCCTCGAGGTCGTCCCTGCGCACGTTCCCCACAGTATGGTGGAAAAACACGCAGGGGTCCACGTC
Protein-coding regions in this window:
- a CDS encoding DUF3096 domain-containing protein, yielding MVGINMEFHPILAVIAIIFGILVIAFSNLLSWIVGIFLVLLGLWFLVGWWTGRGRRRDTGERHEHAHPPERK
- a CDS encoding DEAD/DEAH box helicase — translated: MNIDERVLKAIDSLGWAEPTPVQVSTIPLLLEGKDVIAQAQTGTGKTAAFGIPIIQSIEPGKRPHALILCPTRELAVQVSEELKRLSTFTDIRVLAVYGGAAIEPQVEALHKGVDIVAGTPGRVIDHIQRGNLDLRGVRFMVLDEADRMLDMGFIEDIQYIISKVPKDRQTMLFSATLPGEIRNLGEQHMMDPQVVSVSEDELVLPNTKQMYFAVGRKNKIWALCRVLDKERPKAIVFAQTKFMVDIIEKRLASYGYPAAAIHGDLTQARREKVLSDFRSGKIKVLIATDVAARGLDIEGVTHVINYDIPESPEVYVHRIGRTGRAGKEGKAITFVSQDEMHLLDAIEKFTEVKLKQVEVPEHKGKELVREVLDFDEMADIFGMVRLEISVGRADGTNKVEISDFVAHTARINDMAIGQIEIDDRRSTVEVHKDVAMKVLRALRQTSYKGKKLSVQPLPRAAR
- a CDS encoding DUF1638 domain-containing protein; amino-acid sequence: MIRTRIGIIACEILKKEIERLTADDPDIVHREYLEFALHVYPEDMRKTIIEKVDALEGQVDAVFIGYATCRSLSDLPASVKVPSVMLEGDDCVAVMISPEEYAKEKAACTGTWFSSPGWAEKGVDGIIKELRLDTMQDEGYDPMYFMDIIFDGYSRCLYVDTGVSGTKEFEAMSQDFADKLRLRHDCRAGDLSRLSASIQRTKRLAAGAAGKA
- a CDS encoding ferritin-like domain-containing protein, whose translation is MAKPVKEGAASEKMKKMLNEAIAMELQVSIQYMWQHVQWKGAKAYAGNDMFKKIAIAEMKHAEAIAERLYYLGGIPTTKPATVSVGGEDVWDQLRMDVKAEESTIAHYNEIIKLAAKEDDVTTRVLFEHILEEEEEHHDWFTSFLDDPEGGKR
- a CDS encoding CorA family divalent cation transporter; the encoded protein is MDQAISGAANGVSGAEPKAPEGNGNGYAKMRAVGVTLPPGGRPIRLSGEAPVDFLGQVRDNSLTWLNFTVSDVERDGTLVAKAFGFSENLVPALLKGYLANFEDRDVELGMLLPAVRIKKVEFESFPLIILVKKSFILTIHQEDVFRLVNFSRYSEVFVKKLPESMSSEDKLTLMLARIIDENNNRNFEQLREIEDQADWLSEALVDANAERARLGQDIYEMKHTLIVYLNTLWRTLDTLNNLRYGDADLISDNNKVLAKVNLLVENVTQQISLSEHMSEVLASGLEVLQSIYNNQLQVLNNRMALAMTWLTILGTAVLVPNTLATVGGMMSLEGSGLTWFLGLIGLATVASTIIAWWWVTKRVKLPVQADKWVPPGSPSKRKGKGA
- the hypD gene encoding hydrogenase formation protein HypD: MFRFRDEKAAQKIIESIRREEVNLRFMHVCGTHQDTLVRFGLEAMLKDVGVEIRQGPGCPVCVTTTNEVADAIALADAGVTIAVFGDMLKVPTPLGSLGDAKARGRDVRIVYSVEDAVRMAPEVKSMVFMGIGFETTSPTTAAVMVEPLPKNFSVYSCHRLLPPALHAIINMGEFRIDGLIEPGHVSAIIGTAPYDVFSEKYHIPQVIAGFEPLDLLMSAHHLVKQVKEGRAEVENEYSRLVRKDGNPIAVKLLERVFKPVDRTWRGFPTIPMSAYDLQEEFDAHNARLVHEDVLEARPPVAEEHKGCRCGEVLRGLINSDECPAFGKACNPRYPMGPCMVSREGGCNIAFRYRGKL
- the hypA gene encoding hydrogenase maturation nickel metallochaperone HypA: MHEVSVMSSIIESVLEELKKYNVEKVEEVHLTIGEMTFLGEDQLSFAFEILSKGTLLEGSQLIIGHEDAEVKCRSCQYQGAPDRLDDEIYHSSMPTLNCPKCGRGVELTKGKSCLVRSVKVVEADVPVQG
- a CDS encoding endonuclease III domain-containing protein; amino-acid sequence: MKGKPVSEILDRLEHRSDERAFPGTALGREPSWERTPFTTLISTVLSQRNRDECTYAASERLFSRYPSPALLMRAPLDEVDALIRSVNFHTSKAKAIREIARIVQDQFGGEVPRDAESLMSLPMVGRKTATCVQGYAFHMDVICVDTHVHRISNRIGLVRSKTPDETEGQLMETVPRDRWSEINEVFVRFGQEVCTPLRPKHEQCPIREFCDTYQRDAGKR